A window from Neodiprion fabricii isolate iyNeoFabr1 chromosome 2, iyNeoFabr1.1, whole genome shotgun sequence encodes these proteins:
- the LOC124175831 gene encoding general transcription factor IIF subunit 1 isoform X4 — MSSTAVTKPGAVPSVQEYSIRVPKNSKKKHNVMRFNATLNVDFSKWSQVKMERENNMKEYKGMDEEMPKFGAGSEFGRDAREEARRKKFGITSRKYKPEDQPWILKSGGKTGKKFKGIREGGVSENAAYYVFTHAPDGAIEAFPLHEWYNFQPIQRYKALSAEEAEQEFSRRNRVINYFSLMMRKRMRNDDEGAEDDPELSEGGKGKKLGKKEKELKISEMDEWMDSDDDDSSSDEDKEKKNSEEEEDDKKKKKKAKEEAQKKKKKKKKGSDDEAFEESDDGDEEGRECDYISDSSDSESELEQQKEIKSVAEEDALRKLLASDEDSQGEENEEEKKDGEDDKDDDEDNKDKDEKRRA; from the exons ATGAGTTCAACAGCTGTGACGAAG CCTGGCGCAGTACCTTCGGTACAAGAATACAGCATCAGAGTTCCAAA GAACAGTAAAAAAAAGCACAATGTCATGCGATTTAATGCAACACTCAATgttgacttttcaaaatggtCGCAAGTCAAGATGGAGCGTGAAAATAACATGAAAGAGTATAAAGGCATGGATGAGGAGATGCCAAAGTTTGGAGCAGGATCCGAGTTTGGTCGCGACGCGAGAGAAGAAGCAAGGCGAAAAAAGTTTGGAATAACAAGTAGAAAATACAAACCAGAAGATCAGCCTTGGATTCTTAAATCAGGAGGTAAAACAGGGAAGAAGTTCAAAGGAATTCGAGAAGGTGGAGTCAGTGAGAATGCAGCATACTATGTTTTCACTCATGCACCCGATGGTGCCATTGAAGCATTTCCTTTGCATGAATG gtataatttcCAGCCAATACAAAGATATAAAGCTTTGAGTGCTGAAGAAGCTGAGCAAGAGTTTAGTAGGCGGAATAGAGTCATCAATTACTTTTCATTAATGATGCGAAAGAGAATGCGAAACGACGACGAAGGCGCCGAAGATGATCCAGAATTATCTGAAGGtggtaaaggaaaaaaactcggtaaaaaagaaaaggaattgaaaatatcagaaATGGATGAATGGATGGATAGTGACGATGATGATTCGAGTTCTGACGAAgacaaggagaaaaagaattctgaagaagaagaggatgataaaaaaaagaaaaaaaaagctaagG AGGAAgcacaaaaaaagaagaaaaagaagaagaaggggtCGGATGACGAAGCATTTGAAGAAAGTGACGATGGAGATGAAGAGGGGAGAGAGTGTGATTATATATCTGACTCTTCAGATTCTGAATCAGAATTGGAACAacaaaaggaaataaaatctgtGGCTGAAGAAGATGCTCTACGAAAGCTTCTTGCTTCAGATGAGGATAGTCAAGGGGAGGAGAATGAGGAGGAAAAGAAGGATGGAGAAGATGACAAAGATGATGATGAGGACAACAAAGACAAAGATGAGAAG CGCCGTGCCTAG